Within the Candidatus Thermoplasmatota archaeon genome, the region TCTCCAGAATCACAATAAATGGATATTTATAAGCGTATTCTTCTGCAATAGCCCGTGTATTATCAGTGCAAGGTCCTATAGCAAGCAAGATTTCCATTTTTTCATGAGGATACTCTAATGCAAGCAACGAGTCTAGACACTGTCGCAAGGTTTTCTCTTCATTGAGAAGAGGTATAAGAAAGGAAACTTTTGGGTATTGCTCTGTCATCTCATCTAGAAAACAGCAGAATGTATTTAATGCTAATTACGCTTGTCTAGAGACTGTCAACTTAAGGCACCTCCGAGAGAAGATTATAAAGACCAACCCAAGCCGTAGACCATTGACTAATACTCTGTAAAGAGCTATAATACGGGAAACGTTTCACTCGAGCCTTATACTGATTATACCACTGCTCGATATGGTTTCTATCTCCAAAGATCTGGTGTTCCCATTTTAGACCTAATCGCTGGAACGCCCAGCGATACCATGGAGCACCATCAACAAGAATAAATGGTTTATTTTCACAAGTGTTTAAAACAAGTTTCAAAAAATGGATAGCATCAAAAGATGTCCTACTAACAGATATATAAACTGCTAGAACAACATAATCTTCAATATCAATTGCATTCCAGATGTAGATTTGTTTTCCTTCCATTTTTATCTTGGTTTCATCAACAGCAATAAAATTTCGCTGTTTCTTTTTAGGACAAAAAAAGGCGACACATTTTTTTATACCATTTTCGTAAAGACTCATGTGAAAATGGTTCCAAATTTCCAATGATTTTACTGGTTTTCCTATAGGAAAGACCAGCGTGATAGACAAGTATTGTTATCACTTTTTTTTTTCAT harbors:
- a CDS encoding DDE-type integrase/transposase/recombinase, whose translation is MSLYENGIKKCVAFFCPKKKQRNFIAVDETKIKMEGKQIYIWNAIDIEDYVVLAVYISVSRTSFDAIHFLKLVLNTCENKPFILVDGAPWYRWAFQRLGLKWEHQIFGDRNHIEQWYNQYKARVKRFPYYSSLQSISQWSTAWVGLYNLLSEVP